The window ATCAGATTCGTGGGTCTTTGTTATTTCGATCTGATTTTCTGGAATTATAAGGAGAATTCAAGGATTTGGATTTAGAGGACTCGAGACCATGTGGAGCCTATGATTTAGTGATCCATGATAtatgtttggtgggccccacatgcccgATACACACTTcaatcttggtgggccccacatgagtagTTTTCTTGGATCCGTTTCAATCCGATTCGTGGGTCTTTGTTATTTTCGCAGGAAAGATGTTTCAGCGTCCTCCCAAACAGGGAAAAATATGGAAGGTACATCTCAGGAGATTTCGATTGTAAAACCCTCCAATCTCTGCTTCGACAGCACACTGCCTTCAGATCACGATTTTGATTGCATGCACAAAAGGGCGTTTGGATCTTTCATCATACGAGAAGTGTTACTCGATGAAGAGTATTGGGTGAGTCCTACATTGTAGTTAAATCTCAGCCGTTCATCTTGTCTAGGAATTTTGCTGAATTTCCTTTatgaatttgtggcccaccatttcgatTCTTGTCAGACTGCAGCATGGTTGAGGGCAGAAACCAATTGGGAGGATCGATCAGATGAACGGTTAGTGTTGTGTAGAAACTAATGTTGCAGTAATTGGATACTGAAAAGATGAAAGCGTTAAGGgtccgtttggatgcactattgaatcaAAATGCGATTTTTAAAACCAAATTGTAAATTTTCATTTCTGTTCACATTCAAGTTGGaattgaaatgaatgaaattgcaaTTCCAGGGATTAATATCCTCTGTTGTGCAGTATGAGTACTGGAAAGCATTGTCAGTCCTTGTTGTTTTGTCTTTATAAATTTGAAAGTTTGGGattcaattcaattgtgcatccaaacgcagcccaaACCACTGATTTTAGCTTGGGTCATGGTCAGGTATGCCGAGAGCTATAAGAGGAAATTCACAGATCAGGTAAGAATTCAGCATTAGTAGAAATTGAGATGTAAATGGTGTGTACATACGTGTATGCATGCAATGTATGTACCTTTTCATAATCTAAGCTGTTCATCCATCACAGCTGATAATGGCATGGGTATGCCAGTACCTCCCTTATCAGATGATCCGTGCCATTCGATTGGTTACAGCTGATAATCCAGAGTTACCTGGGACCCATCAGgacagttaggatcatccaatgaggaagatttttttatttttatttttttgggttttctCAACTACATggagcccaccaaatgaacagcttGGAATGCCGGAAGGTGGGCCCACCACAAGAAAATTTCCAAACACTACTTGTTTGTAGTTCAGCAAGTAGTTCCTAATAGTATTCATTTGTATGTAGGAATACTATGCATTGAAGCGGCGATGCCGCAGTAATCTCCGTGAGAAGTGCACTTGCCTCGTTGCGGTAAGAGAAAATCACaggacttttttttttgggtcatgtTTGGATGCACGATTGAATTGAATTGCGGACATTCAAGGTGAGAAAGACCTTAAATGGCACTTACATTCATTGAAGAAAATCCAACTTGAAATTGACACACTTGCAGAGCCTAAGACACTCAATGTGAATGCTAGGGAAAGCAATCACAATTTGATGGGCAGACAAATTATTGTAATTCCATTTGATcggcaaccaaacgcaccctacaTTGGATCTCCAACCATGTGATGAGGCACCTTGAGGAAAATGGAGCAAGAATGGCAATTTTCGTCGTTTTgaaatgggtcccacttataTTGGCACAAATTCCTCCAcacaccccaccccccccccccccttggaTTCCAAACCATGAGATAAGTCACCTTGTGGAAAATGGAGCAAAAATGGTGATTGCTTCCTTTTGAAATGGGCCCTACTTCATATGGATGATGGGGTTTCATCTGGGTAGTGAGGAAAGCCATTTTGCATTGACTGGGATCGAGAAAAGTCTCTCAAATTAGTGCAATTTGGTTTTTTCCCCCACTGCAATTCCATTTGATAgtatgcatccaaacgcacccttacgTTATGAATTGGATTCCAAACCGTGCAGCGATGAGGCGCAGCACAGGAAATTGTGCAAAAATGGCAATTGCACCATTTTTAATGGGACCCACATTATATCGACGGTGTGATCAACAATGAGATCAATCCCCATTTGGGCCAACACATGTTCCACTTAATGCAAATTCAGTAACACCCAAACACGCCATAAATCTACTTCATACTTTATCTTTCCACCAACATTGCCAATTCATTGATATGGGGGGAGTTCTCATCACCTCCACTGTACATGAGACAGAACCCCGACCGCTCATTTCATGGGCTCAACAATCTGCCACTAACAAAAAATCTCATTGATAAAGACCCAACTCCTAGCCATCTTATAAATCAACTCCTTTTCTTCCTTAATCCCAGCCATACCTTTTAGCTTCCATTTCTATAACTCCGAGGGGAACACTTACAATCGTTCGATCTCCTGTCCACCATGAAACCCACAGACTGATAGTTTGGATCTCTCACACCTTAGCTGGGCCCTCCTTAATCCGCTGTTCTGTTTCATGCAATCAGGTAAAACAGGACGAACAGAACGTGAAGCGGACTGCACTAAACAGCATCTTCGGGACTCTAGATGTCAGCATTCGGCATCTGTTACCTGGCGAGATGTTTCCTGGAGTATGTCATTGTGATCTAACTGTCCCACAAACCTTTGTATCTGATCAATCTATCTGATAGAAGATTGTAAATAAATACATTTGTTGTTGACATGTTATTCAAATTCCAATAACAGGATCGCAGCAAGGCCAACATGTCGGCGGGACCCGGGACCAACATAGCAGGCCCACATCGATACGGG of the Magnolia sinica isolate HGM2019 chromosome 7, MsV1, whole genome shotgun sequence genome contains:
- the LOC131251708 gene encoding GCN5-related N-acetyltransferase 6, chloroplastic isoform X1, whose amino-acid sequence is MTSKTVLQTLDIYGASSHRNQNRDRFRKFSISLSMKDVSASSQTGKNMEGTSQEISIVKPSNLCFDSTLPSDHDFDCMHKRAFGSFIIREVLLDEEYWTAAWLRAETNWEDRSDERYAESYKRKFTDQEYYALKRRCRSNLREKCTCLVAVKQDEQNVKRTALNSIFGTLDVSIRHLLPGEMFPGDRSKANMSAGPGTNIAGPHRYGYVSNLCIRKSARRQGIASNMMRLAVQVAKSAGVEEVFVHVERKNMAAQQLYSKIGFQMVEMDMAHSSEDQNYLMSCRTT
- the LOC131251708 gene encoding GCN5-related N-acetyltransferase 6, chloroplastic isoform X2; the encoded protein is MTSKTVLQTLDIYGASSHRNQNRDRFRKFSISLSMKDVSASSQTGKNMEGTSQEISIVKPSNLCFDSTLPSDHDFDCMHKRAFGSFIIREVLLDEEYWTAAWLRAETNWEDRSDERYAESYKRKFTDQVKQDEQNVKRTALNSIFGTLDVSIRHLLPGEMFPGDRSKANMSAGPGTNIAGPHRYGYVSNLCIRKSARRQGIASNMMRLAVQVAKSAGVEEVFVHVERKNMAAQQLYSKIGFQMVEMDMAHSSEDQNYLMSCRTT